CCAGAGACCCCTATGCTGACAGGGTGCCTCTGCCGCCTCCTGCCCGCTACTCTTACTGAACCCACACTGGTGCTTGACTCAAGGTGAGATATCAGAAACAGGGTAGTACACTATGCAATTACACTCCATATCTAGCTCACTTAAAACAATGGGGAGGGGAAGGTTTGAATTAGGAGTTAATCCTCATTGACGTTCAGTGTCTCGCTTAAAATACCAGACTAGAAAAGCTTCAAATGCATTGTTTCACCATATCATTAGCTTTTTACAAACTCTCCAAATCtgcttcaactgaacaatgtgAAATCGTAATATGCCTTTAAAGAATGCTGGAAGTTTTTACTGAACCTCAGCGCGTTCCTCCATGAGTAAAATGCGCTTGACTTGTGTGGTTTGCTCTCTTTCCAGGGTTAAATTATCCGACAAGATCGTCGTCTCCTGATGCACGTGGCactatacccccccccccccttcgtCTGTGGCGGATTGCGTTGCGTTCACCTGCGACTTACTGGAAGATACTCTATTGATTGCGGGCACCCATACAAAAAAAACGCTTTTATGTCTACGGTTTCGTCCTCTTGCTTGAACTGTTTTACATTTGTTCTGCTTGATTTTATTGTTCGAGGTTCATAAACTGTTTGGGGCATAGGAGGAAGGCACTGTATTTTTGAGGTGTTATTCTATTTTGAAATGACGCAGTACTGCTAAGGGCTCTATATAGGCCTAAGACCTAACGTTAAATTTCTTCCTTTATAACGTCATGTTCATGGATAAAAACCCTCTAAACTGTGATTCATGAAGGGACTATTTGAATGTTAATTAAATAGCAATCTATGTAATTTTGGTAAACATGAATGTTACGAAGATTCTGGAGATGTCTTTTAGATACTTAGAGCTGTATCTAGCTTAAGTTTGATTAATAAACAACACTCATTTGCATAATCAGTCCAACAACGTGTTAGTGTAACATCGCTTTAATTGGTGATCTTGGTTGTGGGTGGTACTTACCAGTATACAAGACGTTTTGCGACGCAACTGTTAGCGTAGTGATTTAACTTAACTACCTATGCAAATTTGATTTGTTAAGACATTGTGTTAAATTATATGCCGATTTACATACCTAGATACCCCAAAGCTGCGTTTATGTATGATTTTCTTTTCTTTACAGATGACATTTTGATTTCAAAGCTTTTTAATAAACAGATTTGAACTATATCGTCACTTTGAACTTCCCCATCTTTCCTCGTTATTATAGGCGCTTCATGACAATGCTCATTGCAGTCAGTGAAAGCCAATATGCACCAGCACTGTAACTTAATCTATGGCATTTCGGTCCATTCTCCTGAAAAATACGCTTTTCAATGTTAACTTATATTTAAAGTAGTGGGGAATTTACCCTCTTTCCATCTTTTTACTTTGCGATGGCAAATGTATATTGTCTTACGATCTCTGAAAGCGCTTAATTTCACAATGTCACAGTTCCTATCTTTCAACCACTGCATACCCTACCATGTTCTTTACAATCATTCTCTCAAATATATGTAATGTTTTGGCTTAATGATCTAACTATGCCCTCTCCCATAATACATAGGACAATAACCCCAGGTATTCTTAGCACTTCTGCTTTTTGTAGGTTGTTAGAACCATGATCTGTGGATAGGTGTTGTGGACACAATCTAGGAGATGGCCGTGCTGTCTTATGCTGTGTCCTACAATGAGGACATGTGGAGGTAATGTTAAATTAAGGTCATTTATACAGAAGTATGATTTATCATACTTTAAAGACGCTACACAGGATTCtggcattgtaatttcagaattTCCATAATAtctgcagtaatagtggaatgTTTCACTATTACTTAcccgccagtgttgtgattggctgtgctATTCGCCTATTGATTTCTCCAGCTGAAGCGGCATCTGTTGTCAAAATGGGAAAGCTGTTCTGACTTTGGCAGTTTACCTAGTGGAAATCGCTCTGTCATTTgatggttgctaaaattctacacgTCGCTCAATTTCGgtttatgtgagaaaacaagcactgaatagttaagcgaatcattgtaccatctaaattgctgtgaaatatattttcagaaACAAATGTAGTTTTGTTTGAAGCTGGtctaccagcttcaaacagctgtaaaaactataactttttgttattgaaaatatatttcacagccaTTTTAGATGGTACAAGTCAAACAGCTTTCCCATTTTGACAACTGATGCCGCTCCGGCAGGAGAAATCGATAGGCGAATGTCACAGCCAATCCTAACACTAGCGGGTAAGTAATACTCTGAAACACTATCATTTCACTATTAGCGCcagatatattatggacattttctgaaattacaatgcaaaaattTAAAACAACTAATCCTATGTTTATCACCTTTTAGCACCATTGGATGACATACTTTTCCCATGCTTAGTATCTTTTGAATCCTTTTGTATCCAACTGATCCCCATCTTATTGCTCCCATCCCCCACGTCTAGGCCTCTTATGTTCTTTCCTTGCACAAGAGGTTGGTATGGAAGTGGAATTCTGCTAGAGAAGTATTGCGTTTATTATTTTAGCAGAATAGGGAAACCATGTAGGTGCCAGTAATGAAATGAGAAATGTTGGAATAAGtgtaatgtcgttcatactaaatatataatttatttttgtAATTGAATGGATGACAGACTTTCCCAATGCTTAGCATGTCCTTTTTAATTATACTTGCCTTCTATTCAACTTATCTTCATCCTATTTCTCCCATCTCTTCCCCTCTAGGCCACTGTCTTCTTTCCAGAGGTTGGTACAGAAGTGGACTTCTGCTCCTCTTGATATCCTGACACTTCTCTCCAGGGTTATGGGTGCCACCGCTGCCAGATCAGTCCTTATGCAGGAGCTGCAATGGCCCATCATGGTCAGACATCTCTGTGCCATTTTGTGTGTCTTAGGTTTTATATTTCAATGGGAAAAAGTGAGCATTTTTTTGAAAGAAGTATGTCTTCTTTCTTCAGGAAGGACTTGGGCAGGCCCAGCTTGAAGAAAGAAGACTGTCTGACTGCTGCATAGTCATTTGCATTACTCTTCTTGAGTTGAGTGGCATCAGCGAACTGTCTTCCTCAATGCTCATCATTTCTATGTACTGTCACCATTAAAAAAACATGTCATAAATTGTGTATGACCATTTTTACTGGCACCATCAGTGTTTGATTTTGCTTGTATGCTCAACTGCAAAATGATTACCACTTAAAAGCACTGTATTTCATTTACCAATCCAACTGAAGTAATTATTTTTATGAACAAGTGATTTCCTTATTTCCTTTATAATGATTGAGTATGGACaaaatatcctctgtgtcctTTGAGGCAGAGTTCACAAGATGATTTATATCCCAGCTGTTTGATGAGATCATGGGATGGGAAAGGGCTTCCAAATAGAGCACTGGGAAACTACAGAGGCATTGAAATGCAGAAGATGCCTGAGCAGTAATTTCCAGACATAAAAATACTCCATGCTTGCCCTGGGGGACCATGGATTGTGTTACTGTGAGCTTATTGGTCATGCTCCTGTCTGGGGTGTGGCCTAGTGTCTTGCTGAAGCCCCATTGATTGTGTGGCACTGGGAAGACCTGCACTGTGGCCCTACTCAGCCTCAACCCTGCCACTGGTTTGCCCTGGTGCCTCCCTACACCCTTTGAGACCCGGGTTCATGACTCTGGAATCTATACCTGTCAGGCGGCTGATGTAACCCTGGCTTGTTTGGAGGTGCAGGGAGAACTTGACAGTGAGGTTGGGGAAGGTGTTAGTGGAGGTGTTGCAATCGCTGTTGGGAACTTGGAGAGAGGATTGAGTGAGTCGGTGTATAGTTACATAGATGCTGGTAAGAAAGAAGATGCTATGATATTGATAGTACTTTGTTTCGATTTTGCTAGTCTCCCTGTGACAGAACGAGTTGTAGTGTCATGTTACATCCACTGAGAAGTGCTATTTCCTAGCTTCCTCTATCCTTTACCAAGGTTGTGCTATGCACACTGTGAGCACAGGAGAGGGGAAGCTCTTCCACGTGGGATGGTTCAGAGACATCTAGAGAGGAGGTTGCAAGGTTTCTCCATTGTCCGGTGCCCAGAGCTCATAATGACATATTGGCAGGACTGCCCGACCTCTCGTCGGCATGACGACGATGACATTCCCACTCTACTGCGGATGCTTCATCTGTCACTCCTGAAGCCTGTTGACTTCACTGCCTCCTTGGACATTGCTcatgtgtccctctgtctctgtgtacagGTGAGCTGATGGCCCTTTCCACTTCAGGGGCTCTTTAGTAAGGTCACATTAAGGGAGTGCTGTCAACACACCAATCAATCACAACACATCTATAATGGCTTATTCGAGAACATTATAATGTATAACTGGATATTTCAGAGCCCAGTAGCCACTGGTTATATCTCACTCTTATTTATTTATGTCCACAGCCCTGTATACTGGGAACGAGATGCACAGCCTTCTCCAAAATAACAGAACCCACTCCCTGGATCTCTCACAAGAGGGAAACGGCTACCTCATCCACCGGTCCTCTCCGTCCAACTCTGGGGTTTACCTCTGTTTCCAGGAAGGGTGGCTGAGAGGGGGTTACCTCCTGCGGATAGATGAGCACAAGAGAGCCGACAGGACCAAGTCCAGATGAGCCATACCTGCCTCAGAGCTAGTTGTcctttgcctggctacccagactccttgctccggccaaacggCATGCTACTTCTCTGCAAATTTCTGGATCTACAGTGCaatcggaaaatattcagaccccttgactttttccacattttgttacgttacagccttattctaaaatggattaacttgttttttccccttatcaatctacacacaataccccataatgacaaagcaaaaacaggtttttagaaatgtttgcaaatttataaaaaatactaatctgaaatataacatttacataactattcagaccctttactcagtactttgttgaagcacctttggcagagattacagcctcgagtcttcttgggtatgacgctataagcttggcacctatatttggggagtttctcccattcctctctgcagatgctctcaagcaatgtaaggttggatggggagcgttgctgcacagctattttcaggtctctccagagatgttcaattgggttcaagtccgggctctggctgggccactcatggacattcagagacttgtcccgaagccactcctgcgttgtcttggctgtgtgcttagggtcactgtcctgttggaaggtgaaccttcgcccccagtctgaggtcctgagcgctctggaacaggttttcatcaaggatctctctgtactttgctccgttcatctgtgcctcgatcctgactagtctcccagtccctgccgctgaaaaacatacccacaggaTGGTGCTGCctctaccatgcttcaccgtaaggatggtgccaggtttcctccagatgtgacgcttggtattcaggccaaagagttcaatcttggtttcatcacaccagagaatcttgtttctcatggtctgagagtctttaggtgccttttggcaaactccaagcgggctgtcatgtgccttttactgaggagtggcttccgcctggccactctaccataaaggcctgattggtggagtgctgcagagattgttgtccttctggaaggttctcctatctccacagaggaactctgtcagagtgaccatcgggttcttggtcacctccctgaccaaggcccttctcccccgattgctcagtttggccgggcggccagctctaggaagagtcttggtggttccaaacttcttccatttaagaatgatggaggcactgtgttcttggggaccttcaatgctgcagaaatgttttggtacccttccccagatctgtgcctcgacacaatcctgtctctacggacaattccttcgacctcatggcttggtttttgctctgacatgcactgtcaactgtgggaccttatatagacagatgtgtgcctttccaaatcatgtccaatcaattacatttaccacaggtggactccaatcaagttgtagaaacatctcaaggatgatcaatggaaacaggatgcacctgagctcaatttcaagtctcatagcaaagggtctgaatacttatataaataaggtatttctctttttgatttttaatacatatgcaaacatttctaaaaacctgtttttgctttgtcattatggggtattgtgtgtagatttctgaggatttgtatttatttaatcaattttagaataaggctgtaaattaacaaaatgtggaaaaagtcaaggggtctgaatactttccgaaggcactgtatgtacctcCCTGACCCTTCACCGAATGTGAACACATTCAGggccgtctgattggtccagaaaccttGGTGCCTTGCAAGTAAAAGTTGAATTACTTCTTAAAGGCTTTGGCAAGTATATGACGTGTAACACAAGAATACAATTAAAACAGTTTTATTATTTTAGTCAACATTTACAAAACAGTATGATCCTTCCCCATCTTTCATTGAACACTGATACTTGAACTACATGAAAAAGGGCAATATTCAGAAGCTTTAGTTTCACATTTTATATAACGTAACAGTCTTAATAACACTTGTGGAGTGATATGAAAAACTACACTTGAGGTCCCAATGCCTTAGCGCTACATACAGTCAACACTATGATTAAGTTTACAGAATGTTTAATCTCGGTTACCCAGAAGTAAAATTATTGCGAAAGTTTGTCACTTCCTGTCTACGAGAGATTACAGAATGTTTAACATCAATATTTTTTCAAGAAAACTGCTACTAGGTAAAGAGAAAAGTATTGTCTATGAGAGAAACATGCTGCATGATTGGTACATTATTGTCTCATCCATCTCTATTGGCCCATGGCTCATGAGTGGTGGGATGCCATTGGTTGAATGGTCTGAGCCTGTATCCATGACGGGAACCATAATTGGCACGCCCACCTCTCTGGAAGGGGGCACTGCCAGCACCCCAAACTCCACCTCGAAGCTCCCCTTCGCCTCTCCATTCTCACGACGTATCAGCACCTCGTACTCCCCGAACCGGACCAGGGCCTTATTCGGCAGCTCTGCCCTCTCCAGGTACCCCAACTCAGAACCGTTGACCGTCATGCGTCCCTTCTGGCTCAGGTTCTGCACAGAGAACAGCATGTCGGGACTGTTGGAGGTGAGGTAGGCCTGCAAGGCCAGCTGCTTGCGGGAGACCCGTGGGTCGGCCAGGGCGAAGGTGCAGCCGTGGGCGTCCCGGCCCAGCCTCAGGGGGTCCTCGGCTGGGTGCTTGTGCCTGGCGTCCAGGGGCAGCAGGCGATACAGAGCCTTAGAGGCCTGCTGGGGGTGGTAGAGCTGGATCTGGAGACATGTCATCAGCTCCTCTGTTTCCATGGTGCGAGACTCCTCCATGATGGGTGTTATGATGGCTTATGCAATTGAAAGGATGCTGTCTTTCAGTTTCACTTGGtctgagagaaaaacagagataaTGATTAAATTGACTACTTTTTGTTATTCTGGCATGAATAAGTCTTATTACTAGAAATAGAATAACAGCTCAGACAGAAGGTACTGAAATTAAAAACATTTAATTCTATTGCACAACTCCATAGGGAGAATTTACAGGGTATTTCCAAAATCTCATCTCAATCTCTTTTGACATTTGTTTTGTTAACACTTTTAGTTCTCATTTTAAGGAAGACACACCCAGCCTCAGTCAGCATTTCCTCTCTAAAACTTTCACTGGCTGAAAGTCATTTCACTGTGCTATGAATGTAGCCTATTTATACGGGTCTTCCACAAATTGAGTGCCTTTTgcccctttgatattttaagtagacaCTGTGCACCAATTGTGCACCAATGTTGAagtttaaaagcctgttataatgggctcccgagtagcgcagcggtctaaggcactgcatctcagtgcttgaggcgtcactacagaccccctggtttgattgggagtcccatagggcagcgcacaattggcccagcgttgtccaggtttggccggtgtaggccgtcattgtaaataagaatttgttcttatctGACTtgactagttaaataaaggtaaataaataaaacattataaatgaagtgccctttactatagaccacatggaaaatgcaacaaatcagattttttatatgaatatagacttgctaaagtgccaaaattcagcattttgacatgtccctctgtgcatcCTCTACACTGTTAGGAACTTGTtttctatctagaaccttaaagggttcttcggctgtccccataggagaaccctttgtagacccccttttggttccaggtagaaccctttacacagagagttctacatggaacccaaaagagttatacctggaaccaaaaaggcttctacCGGAAGCTTctaccgaagaacccttttggaaccttttttttcCAAGAGTGTAGGAAGATGTTAACCtacttaaccccaacatttatACAAGTTTTCACCAttattagctaggtttccatccaattggtgacagattttcatgcaaatattctaaaatccgcataaagaaaatataGTATGTgaattttcccaccagtgccgTGTTTCCACCAAAAGGACTTATtgcagataaaaatcagtgcgtgaacacaaaatgtactttttagcTTTTTTCATGTTCCGAATGAAACTCTAAAGTTCATCACATTTCCATCACATTTttaactctaccgatagttttatCACAAAAACGGTTATGTTAAATTAAATGTGcatactctggtcttggcatgtgcgccctagccaacagctcgcagatacagtgtgacccatagatagacaggctagaaatgttttaaaaatgCATTCAATTGCCtgtccctgttgcacacaacaagctcatattcaagcaaaaactaaagcagtaagtaccagtgactcgctcaaaaCAGAAGtgatcagatgacgcagatgctaagctacaggactgttttgctagcacagactggaatatgttccggcattcttccgatggcattgaggagtccaccacatcagtcattggcttcatcaataagtgcatcgatgatgtcgtccccacagtgaccgtacgtacataccccaaccagaagccatggattacaggcaacatccttactgagctaaagggtagagctgccgctttcaaggagcgggactctaacccggacgattataagaaatcccgctatgccctccgacgaaccatcaaacaggcaaagcatcaatacaggactaagattgaatcgtactacaccggctccgacgctagtcgtggcagggcttgcaaactattacggactacaaagggaagcacagccgcgagctgcccagtgacacgagcctaccagacgagctaaattacttctatgctcgcttcgaggcaagcaacactgaagcatgcatgagagcatcagctgttccggacgactgtgtgatcacgctctccgtagccgatgtgagtaagacctttaaacaggtcaacattcacaaggccgcagggccagacggattatcaggacgtgtactctgagcatgcgctgaccaactggcaagtgtcttcactgacattttcaacctgtccctgactgagtctgtaataccaacatgtttcaagcagaccaccatagtccatgtccccaagaacactaaggtaacctgcctaaatgactaccgacctgtagcactcacgtctgtagccatgaagtgctttgaaaggctggtcatggctcacatcaacaccattacccagaaaccctagacccactccaatttgcataccgccccaacagaaccacagatgatacaatctctattgcactccacactgacctttcccacctggacaaaataaacacctatgtgagaatgcgattaattgactacagctcagcgttcaacaccatagtgccttcaaagctcatcac
The sequence above is a segment of the Coregonus clupeaformis isolate EN_2021a chromosome 16, ASM2061545v1, whole genome shotgun sequence genome. Coding sequences within it:
- the LOC121572153 gene encoding TRAF-interacting protein with FHA domain-containing protein A; protein product: MEESRTMETEELMTCLQIQLYHPQQASKALYRLLPLDARHKHPAEDPLRLGRDAHGCTFALADPRVSRKQLALQAYLTSNSPDMLFSVQNLSQKGRMTVNGSELGYLERAELPNKALVRFGEYEVLIRRENGEAKGSFEVEFGVLAVPPSREVGVPIMVPVMDTGSDHSTNGIPPLMSHGPIEMDETIMYQSCSMFLS